Proteins encoded together in one Passer domesticus isolate bPasDom1 chromosome 6, bPasDom1.hap1, whole genome shotgun sequence window:
- the ZNF106 gene encoding zinc finger protein 106 isoform X2, whose protein sequence is MVQQRKCALCHIVYNSKKEMEEHKRSMLHHRELENLKGRDSNHECRVCRVTLVGLSAYAKHISSQLHKDNVNAHDRKDEEKEEAEEEDLDKELIQLIKQKKERNRQTEPSCANQELECDDRRSQRRREERAAYKEREAFDQSSWHHHNASQRDWKWENDDYVSPRQGKFSHSQRNLNINRHSGGARGRSGWHENVSGNPSKRHNCGNCGNVWHQSGRRGGASNWHHGARGRNSTWHSEEMGHFSSWNSKSYGGNWKPSPHGANGWNFGSSGDSYSPEPSIYSQERCPWQRPEKGNVLPYRNRRNRGDCLDFTSDELAAEGVLEFNTLKQLESKISRASGKSVSPSRDKTYRWTPYPSQKTTEQQPWPEDNVSNTSDKMGSVLTPLTDSLMKGKTCEGNVSLSEIKNHEASSPSNGTLDHLDSCKVMKDSSSAEKPDRDDDRSNRMPSLKSPLLDITGMKLSFVKQDTNSLLKNVRLLLSSTCEDQNHLNAVNLAANSFFSYSSKLHGACIGNLQDNKDVLDSNLGEPINNLSEAEQNPKGVQSNHSLQNAPLSSCKDTSDQNREEAGKELPKKELRLDSLDDLMGSEKSEAKFEKLDSSLPCDTPEDKTSEKEDDKKPSASSIVSAELKNFTFQIEPTVSSSSSQDHLHVDLKTSQDREGNEECVKSRDQFEMESFENPSDNELQKGGSQPVGLLLQDLSKFGLPASLQRDLTRHISLKSKVGTHLPEPNLNNARRIRNVNCLRRSETEKESGLKPTLRQILSASRRNVNWDQVIQQVTKKKQELGKGLPRFGIEMVPLVQNEQEGLELNEESDPTALEGFQWEGISLVSGSARKRSFSESSVIADRNPSAYSFFSEQAKIKESGQRQVIAASHPHHLTSAYETSTNNEADQKEGTPSLALSPFMSERTEASTRSQSLQATSEITAHTEQDQESPEKRTPLLEKQNVLEMSEENRPASNSASLFAVSNNIDAATDSSCTSGTEQNESQGIGKKRRATGEGSSPEIPSLERNNKRRKIKGKKERSQVDQLLAISLREEELSKSLQNVDSSLLQARAALRAAYVEVQRFLVLKQQITMEMSTLRSQRIQILQGLQEAYEPSELSEQLSCSALTERPNSKSQMAADSVPSGSLLPLLDTLPSSVPPRGAAVPVTVPSPFQSSGSTPSDSPDSSVQVKREPASPKGTELNVNSVLQSSPCPPQTEEVEQTNETNQKTSVYPVITATISLAGLAGCFQRTDQDVPEPAADEGQSGLPENSSSHSESVFSKREANDTAAERFLLDQSSTSLSKHSVLLEMPTDKTPKLSAEPSEQHLAMAAVPAEKGNRRRRKLRKKKTLRAAHVPDNSDTEQDMMDFKPVRKVKGGKVPKGEKVTPSREEGGVTAQAARNKDEDDSDASLELVEVPAPQCEVVDVGSSASGDEKPDSPSKRDSCNSVDQAVLEASCSGYDEVSSTSEIDVNHRNDGKKSVAETQTSISFLRGSKNSSEVSSEPGEDEEPTEGTFEGHVAAVNAIQIFGNLLYTCSADKTVCAYNLVSRKCVAIFEGHTSKVNCLLVTQTNGKNAALYTGSSDHTINCYDIKTKECMEQFKLEDRVLCLHSRWRILYAGLANGTVVTFSIKNNKQVDTFECHGPRAVSCLATAQEGARKLLVVGSYDCTISVRDARNGLLLRTLEGHSKTILCMKVVNDLVFSGSSDQSVHAHNIHTGELVRIYKGHNHAVTVVNILGKVMVTACLDKFVRVYELQSHDRLQVYGGHTDMIMCMTIHKSMIYTGCYDGTVRAVRLNLMQNYRCWWHGCSLIFGVVDHLKQHLLTDHTNPNFQTLKCRWKNCDAFFTSRKGSKQDAVGHIERHAEDDSRIDS, encoded by the exons ATGGTTCAGCAACGAAAGTGTGCATTATGTCACATTGTGTACAACTCAAAAAAG GAGATGGAAGAACACAAGAGAAGCATGCTTCACCACAGAGAACTGGAAAACCTGAAGGGAAG GGATAGCAACCATGAATGCCGGGTGTGCAGGGTGACGCTGGTGGGTTTGTCAGCATATGCCAAGCACATCTCCAGTCAGCTGCACAAAGACAATGTTAATGCTCATGACAGAAAAGACGAAGAGAAAGAAGAGGCAGAAGAAGAAGACCTTGACAAAGAACTCATTCAACTAATCAAGCAAAAGAAGGAACGGAACCG GCAAACTGAACCAAGTTGTGCAAACCAAGAATTAGAATGTGATGATAGAAGATCACAGAGAAGGCGAGAAGAGAGAGCTGCTtacaaagaaagagaagcttTTGATCAGTCGTCGTGGCATCATCATAATGCATCACAAAGGGACTGGAAATGGGAAAATGATGATTATGTTAGTCCTAGACAAGGCAAATTTTCACACTCTCAGAGGAACCTTAATATAAACAGACATTCAGGTGGTGCAAGGGGGCGCTCTGGGTGGCATGAGAATGTTTCAGGAAACCCTTCAAAACGACATAACTGTGGGAATTGTGGAAATGTTTGGCATCAAAGTGGGCGGAGAGGAGGAGCATCAAATTGGCATCATGGTGCCAGGGGAAGAAATTCTACTTGGCACTCAGAAGAAATGGGTCATTTTTCTAGCTGGAATTCTAAGAGTTATGGAGGAAACTGGAAACCAAGTCCTCATGGTGCAAATGGCTGGAATTTTGGAAGCTCAGGAGATTCATATTCACCAGAGCCAAGTATATACAGTCAGGAAAGGTGTCCATGGCAGCGGCCAGAGAAAGGCAATGTTCTGCCATATAGAAATCGTAGAAATAGGGGTGACTGTCTGGATTTTACTAGTGATGAGCTTGCTGCTGAGGGGGTGTTGGAATTTAATACATTGAAACAACTGGAAAGCAAAATTTCAAGAGCCAGTGGAAAAAGTGTCAGTCCTTCCAGAGATAAAACATATCGCTGGACTCCCTACCCATCCCAGAAAACTACAGAGCAGCAACCATGGCCTGAAGATAATGTTTCAAATACTTCCGATAAAATGGGTTCTGTACTTACACCTCTTACTGATTCATTAATGAAAGGAAAAACTTGTGAAGGCAATGTTAgcctttcagaaattaaaaaccaTGAAGCATCTTCCCCTTCTAATGGAACCTTAGATCACCTTGATTCTTGCAAGGTTATGAAAGACTCTTCCAGTGCTGAAAAGCCTGACAGAGATGATGACAGAAGTAATAGGATGCCGTCACTGAAATCCCCTCTTCTGGATATCACAGGTATGAAATTATCCTTTGTAAAGCAAGACACGAACAGTCTCTTAAAAAATGTCAGGCTTCTGTTATCCTCAACTTGTGAAGACCAGAATCATTTGAATGCAGTGAACTTGGCAGCAAACAGTTTCTTCTCTTACTCATCAAAACTGCATGGTGCTTGTATTGGTAACTTACAAGACAACAAAGATGTGCTTGATAGCAATCTTGGAGAGCCTATTAATAACTTAAGTGAAGCTGAACAAAATCCCAAAGGTGTTCAGTCCAACCATTCCTTGCAAAATGCTCCCTTAAGCTCTTGCAAAGATACAAGTGACCAGAATAGGGAAGAAGCTGGGAAAGAATTGCCAAAGAAGGAGCTCAGACTAGATTCGTTAGATGATTTAATGGGAAGTGAGAAGTCAGaagcaaaatttgaaaagtTGGATTCTTCTTTACCCTGTGACACTCCTGAAGATAAAACCTCTGAAAAGGAAGATGATAAAAAGCCATCTGCTTCAAGTATTGTTTCTGCTGAGCTGAAAAATTTTACATTTCAGATAGAACCCACAGTTTCTTCATCAAGCAGTCAAGACCATTTGCACGTGGATTTGAAAACTTCACAGGACAGGGAAGGGAATGAAGAGTGTGTCAAGTCACGTGATCAATTTGAAATGGAAAGTTTTGAAAATCCTTCAGATAATGAGCTTCAAAAAGGAGGAAGCCAGCCAGTAGGCCTCCTTCTTCAAGATTTAAGCAAATTTGGCCTGCCTGCTTCTCTGCAAAGAGACCTGACACGGCATATCAGTCTGAAGAGCAAAGTCGGGACACATCTCCCAGAGCCCAATCTCAATAACGCACGTCGCATTCGGAATGTGAATTGCCTTCGGAGAAGTGAGACAGAGAAGGAGTCAGGGCTTAAACCTACCCTCAGGCAGATTCTTAGTGCTTCCCGGAGAAATGTTAACTGGGATCAGGTCATCCAGCAGGTAACAAAGAAGAAACAGGAACTTGGCAAAGGTTTACCAAG GTTTGGCATAGAAATGGTGCCTCTTGTTCAAAATGAGCAAGAGGGTCTAGAACTCAATGAAGAATCTGATCCGACTGCTCTGGAAGGATTCCAGTGGGAAGGGATTTCCTTAGTGTCTGGCTCAGCCAGAAAACGTAGCTTTTCGGAAAGCAGTGTCATAGCAGACAGAAATCCTTCTGCTTATAGCTTCTTCAGTGAACAAGCCAAAATTAAAGAAAGTGGGCAAAGGCAAGTAATTGCAGCCAGCCACCCACATCATTTAACATCTGCATATGAGACAAGCACAAACAATGAGGCTGATCAGAAAGAGGGGACACCATCTCTTGCTTTGTCACCTTTTATGTCTGAAAGAACTGAGGCTAGCACAAGAAGTCAAAGCCTACAGGCCACCTCTGAGATCACAGCCCACACGGAACAAGAccaggagagcccagagaaGAGAACGCCTCttcttgaaaaacaaaatgtattAGAGATGTCAGAAGAAAATCGTCCAGCTTCAAATAGTGCTTCACTTTTTGCAGTGTCTAATAACATAGATGCAGCTACAGACAGTAGCTGCACATCTGGTACTGAACAGAATGAGAGCCAAGGAATTGGAAAGAAGCGAAGAGCAACTGGA GAGGGATCTTCTCCTGAAATCCCTAGTCTAGAAAGAAacaataaaagaagaaaaatcaaaggTAAAAAAG aacGTTCTCAGGTAGACCAGTTGTTGGCTATTTCTCTGAGGGAAGAAGAGTTAAGCAAGTCCCTGCAGAATGTGGACAGCAGCCTCTTgcaggcaagggctgccctgAGGGCTGCCTATGTTGAGGTTCAACGCTTCCTTGTGTTAAAGCAACAG ATAACTATGGAAATGAGTACCCTGAGAAGTCAGAGAATCCAGATCTTGCAGGGGCTACAAG AAGCATATGAACCTTCTGAACTCTCAGAGCAACTTTCCTGCAGTGCCCTAACTGAGAGACCAAACAGCAAATCTCAGATGGCAGCTGACTCAGTTCCTTCAGGCTCTCTCCTGCCCCTTTTGGACACTTTGCCTTCCTCTGTACCTCCTCGaggagctgctgttcctgtaACTGTGCCATCACCATTCCAGTCTTCTGGCAGTACACCTTCTGATAGTCCTGACTCCTCAGTACAAGTTAAACGAGAACCTGCATCTCCAAAAGGCACAGAACTAAACGTGAATTCTGTactccagagctccccatgTCCTCCACAAACAGAAGAGGTGGAACAGACCAATG AGACCAACCAGAAAACTTCAGTGTATCCAGTTATCACTGCAACCATATCCCTAGCAGGGCTGGCAGGTTGTTTCCAACGCACTGATCAAGATGTCCCCGAGCCTGCTGCAGACGAGGGACAGTCTGGGCTTCCTGAGAACTCTTCTTCTCATTCAGAGTCTGTTTTCAGCAAGAGAGAAGCAAATGATACAGCTGCTGAAAGATTTTTACTGGATCAGTCTAGCACTTCCCTTTCAAAGCATTCGGTCCTTCTAGAAATGCCAACGGATAAAACTCCCAAATTGTCAGCAGAACCATCTGAGCAACACTTGGCAATGGCTGCAGTCCCAGCAGAGAAAGGGAATAGAAGGAGGAGAAAGTTAAGGAAGAAGAAAACTCTGAGGGCAGCCCATGTGCCGGACAACAGCGATACAGAGCAGGATATGATGGACTTCAAGCCTGTCCGGAAAGTCAAGGGTGGAAAGGTTCCTAAAGGAGAAAAAGTTACTCCTTCAAGAGAGGAGGGTGGAGTTACTGCTCAAGCAGCAAGAAACAAAGATGAGGATGACAGTGATGCTTCTCTGGAACTAGTGGAAgttccagcacctcagtgtgaGGTGGTTGATGTTGGTTCATCAGCATCAGGAGATGAGAAACCAGACAGTCCATCAAAGAGGGATTCATGCAACTCTGTGGATCAAGCAGTCCTAGAGGCATCTTGTTCTGGGTATGATGAAGTGAGCTCCACCAGTGAGATTGATGTAAATCATAGGAATGATGGAAAGAAAAG TGTGGCTGAGACACAGACTTCCATATCATTCTTAAGAGGATCAAAGAACTCCTCAG AAGTGTCTTCGGAGCCAGGTGAGGATGAAGAACCTACTGAGGGAACCTTTGAGGGACACGTGGCTGCAGTGAATGCTATtcagatttttgggaatttgttGTATACCTGCTCAGCAGACAAAACAGTTTGTGCCTACAATCTCGTT AGCAGGAAGTGTGTGGCCATCTTTGAAGGACATACTTCAAAAGTGAACTGCCTTCTGGTCACTCAGACAAATGGGAAGAATGCTGCACTCTACACTGGCTCAAGCGACCACACTATCAATTGTTACGATATCAAG ACCAAAGAATGCATGGAACAGTTTAAATTGGAAGATCGAGTGCTCTGTTTACACAGTAGATGGCGGATCCTTTATGCAGGTCTTGCAAATGGCACAGTGGTTACTTTCAGCATAAAG AATAATAAACAGGTTGATACCTTTGAATGCCATGGCCCTAGAGCAGTGAGCTGTTTAGCCACAGCTCAGGAAGGAGCACGCAAGTTGTTGGTAGTGGGCTCCTATGACTGCACCATCAGCGTGCGAGACGCGCGGAACGGGCTGCTTCTCAGAACCCTGGAAGGTCACAGCAAGACTATTCTCTGCATGAAG gtTGTGAATGATCTGGTATTCAGTGGCTCCAGTGATCAGTCTGTCCATGCCCACAACATTCAT ACTGGAGAGCTGGTACGGATCTATAAAGGCCATAACCATGCAGTAACGGTTGTGAACATTCTTGGGAAAGTCATGGTGACAGCATGTCTGGATAAATTTGTTCGTGTTTATGAACTACAG
- the ZNF106 gene encoding zinc finger protein 106 isoform X1 codes for MVQQRKCALCHIVYNSKKEMEEHKRSMLHHRELENLKGRDSNHECRVCRVTLVGLSAYAKHISSQLHKDNVNAHDRKDEEKEEAEEEDLDKELIQLIKQKKERNRQTEPSCANQELECDDRRSQRRREERAAYKEREAFDQSSWHHHNASQRDWKWENDDYVSPRQGKFSHSQRNLNINRHSGGARGRSGWHENVSGNPSKRHNCGNCGNVWHQSGRRGGASNWHHGARGRNSTWHSEEMGHFSSWNSKSYGGNWKPSPHGANGWNFGSSGDSYSPEPSIYSQERCPWQRPEKGNVLPYRNRRNRGDCLDFTSDELAAEGVLEFNTLKQLESKISRASGKSVSPSRDKTYRWTPYPSQKTTEQQPWPEDNVSNTSDKMGSVLTPLTDSLMKGKTCEGNVSLSEIKNHEASSPSNGTLDHLDSCKVMKDSSSAEKPDRDDDRSNRMPSLKSPLLDITGMKLSFVKQDTNSLLKNVRLLLSSTCEDQNHLNAVNLAANSFFSYSSKLHGACIGNLQDNKDVLDSNLGEPINNLSEAEQNPKGVQSNHSLQNAPLSSCKDTSDQNREEAGKELPKKELRLDSLDDLMGSEKSEAKFEKLDSSLPCDTPEDKTSEKEDDKKPSASSIVSAELKNFTFQIEPTVSSSSSQDHLHVDLKTSQDREGNEECVKSRDQFEMESFENPSDNELQKGGSQPVGLLLQDLSKFGLPASLQRDLTRHISLKSKVGTHLPEPNLNNARRIRNVNCLRRSETEKESGLKPTLRQILSASRRNVNWDQVIQQVTKKKQELGKGLPRFGIEMVPLVQNEQEGLELNEESDPTALEGFQWEGISLVSGSARKRSFSESSVIADRNPSAYSFFSEQAKIKESGQRQVIAASHPHHLTSAYETSTNNEADQKEGTPSLALSPFMSERTEASTRSQSLQATSEITAHTEQDQESPEKRTPLLEKQNVLEMSEENRPASNSASLFAVSNNIDAATDSSCTSGTEQNESQGIGKKRRATGEGSSPEIPSLERNNKRRKIKGKKERSQVDQLLAISLREEELSKSLQNVDSSLLQARAALRAAYVEVQRFLVLKQQITMEMSTLRSQRIQILQGLQEAYEPSELSEQLSCSALTERPNSKSQMAADSVPSGSLLPLLDTLPSSVPPRGAAVPVTVPSPFQSSGSTPSDSPDSSVQVKREPASPKGTELNVNSVLQSSPCPPQTEEVEQTNEETNQKTSVYPVITATISLAGLAGCFQRTDQDVPEPAADEGQSGLPENSSSHSESVFSKREANDTAAERFLLDQSSTSLSKHSVLLEMPTDKTPKLSAEPSEQHLAMAAVPAEKGNRRRRKLRKKKTLRAAHVPDNSDTEQDMMDFKPVRKVKGGKVPKGEKVTPSREEGGVTAQAARNKDEDDSDASLELVEVPAPQCEVVDVGSSASGDEKPDSPSKRDSCNSVDQAVLEASCSGYDEVSSTSEIDVNHRNDGKKSVAETQTSISFLRGSKNSSEVSSEPGEDEEPTEGTFEGHVAAVNAIQIFGNLLYTCSADKTVCAYNLVSRKCVAIFEGHTSKVNCLLVTQTNGKNAALYTGSSDHTINCYDIKTKECMEQFKLEDRVLCLHSRWRILYAGLANGTVVTFSIKNNKQVDTFECHGPRAVSCLATAQEGARKLLVVGSYDCTISVRDARNGLLLRTLEGHSKTILCMKVVNDLVFSGSSDQSVHAHNIHTGELVRIYKGHNHAVTVVNILGKVMVTACLDKFVRVYELQSHDRLQVYGGHTDMIMCMTIHKSMIYTGCYDGTVRAVRLNLMQNYRCWWHGCSLIFGVVDHLKQHLLTDHTNPNFQTLKCRWKNCDAFFTSRKGSKQDAVGHIERHAEDDSRIDS; via the exons ATGGTTCAGCAACGAAAGTGTGCATTATGTCACATTGTGTACAACTCAAAAAAG GAGATGGAAGAACACAAGAGAAGCATGCTTCACCACAGAGAACTGGAAAACCTGAAGGGAAG GGATAGCAACCATGAATGCCGGGTGTGCAGGGTGACGCTGGTGGGTTTGTCAGCATATGCCAAGCACATCTCCAGTCAGCTGCACAAAGACAATGTTAATGCTCATGACAGAAAAGACGAAGAGAAAGAAGAGGCAGAAGAAGAAGACCTTGACAAAGAACTCATTCAACTAATCAAGCAAAAGAAGGAACGGAACCG GCAAACTGAACCAAGTTGTGCAAACCAAGAATTAGAATGTGATGATAGAAGATCACAGAGAAGGCGAGAAGAGAGAGCTGCTtacaaagaaagagaagcttTTGATCAGTCGTCGTGGCATCATCATAATGCATCACAAAGGGACTGGAAATGGGAAAATGATGATTATGTTAGTCCTAGACAAGGCAAATTTTCACACTCTCAGAGGAACCTTAATATAAACAGACATTCAGGTGGTGCAAGGGGGCGCTCTGGGTGGCATGAGAATGTTTCAGGAAACCCTTCAAAACGACATAACTGTGGGAATTGTGGAAATGTTTGGCATCAAAGTGGGCGGAGAGGAGGAGCATCAAATTGGCATCATGGTGCCAGGGGAAGAAATTCTACTTGGCACTCAGAAGAAATGGGTCATTTTTCTAGCTGGAATTCTAAGAGTTATGGAGGAAACTGGAAACCAAGTCCTCATGGTGCAAATGGCTGGAATTTTGGAAGCTCAGGAGATTCATATTCACCAGAGCCAAGTATATACAGTCAGGAAAGGTGTCCATGGCAGCGGCCAGAGAAAGGCAATGTTCTGCCATATAGAAATCGTAGAAATAGGGGTGACTGTCTGGATTTTACTAGTGATGAGCTTGCTGCTGAGGGGGTGTTGGAATTTAATACATTGAAACAACTGGAAAGCAAAATTTCAAGAGCCAGTGGAAAAAGTGTCAGTCCTTCCAGAGATAAAACATATCGCTGGACTCCCTACCCATCCCAGAAAACTACAGAGCAGCAACCATGGCCTGAAGATAATGTTTCAAATACTTCCGATAAAATGGGTTCTGTACTTACACCTCTTACTGATTCATTAATGAAAGGAAAAACTTGTGAAGGCAATGTTAgcctttcagaaattaaaaaccaTGAAGCATCTTCCCCTTCTAATGGAACCTTAGATCACCTTGATTCTTGCAAGGTTATGAAAGACTCTTCCAGTGCTGAAAAGCCTGACAGAGATGATGACAGAAGTAATAGGATGCCGTCACTGAAATCCCCTCTTCTGGATATCACAGGTATGAAATTATCCTTTGTAAAGCAAGACACGAACAGTCTCTTAAAAAATGTCAGGCTTCTGTTATCCTCAACTTGTGAAGACCAGAATCATTTGAATGCAGTGAACTTGGCAGCAAACAGTTTCTTCTCTTACTCATCAAAACTGCATGGTGCTTGTATTGGTAACTTACAAGACAACAAAGATGTGCTTGATAGCAATCTTGGAGAGCCTATTAATAACTTAAGTGAAGCTGAACAAAATCCCAAAGGTGTTCAGTCCAACCATTCCTTGCAAAATGCTCCCTTAAGCTCTTGCAAAGATACAAGTGACCAGAATAGGGAAGAAGCTGGGAAAGAATTGCCAAAGAAGGAGCTCAGACTAGATTCGTTAGATGATTTAATGGGAAGTGAGAAGTCAGaagcaaaatttgaaaagtTGGATTCTTCTTTACCCTGTGACACTCCTGAAGATAAAACCTCTGAAAAGGAAGATGATAAAAAGCCATCTGCTTCAAGTATTGTTTCTGCTGAGCTGAAAAATTTTACATTTCAGATAGAACCCACAGTTTCTTCATCAAGCAGTCAAGACCATTTGCACGTGGATTTGAAAACTTCACAGGACAGGGAAGGGAATGAAGAGTGTGTCAAGTCACGTGATCAATTTGAAATGGAAAGTTTTGAAAATCCTTCAGATAATGAGCTTCAAAAAGGAGGAAGCCAGCCAGTAGGCCTCCTTCTTCAAGATTTAAGCAAATTTGGCCTGCCTGCTTCTCTGCAAAGAGACCTGACACGGCATATCAGTCTGAAGAGCAAAGTCGGGACACATCTCCCAGAGCCCAATCTCAATAACGCACGTCGCATTCGGAATGTGAATTGCCTTCGGAGAAGTGAGACAGAGAAGGAGTCAGGGCTTAAACCTACCCTCAGGCAGATTCTTAGTGCTTCCCGGAGAAATGTTAACTGGGATCAGGTCATCCAGCAGGTAACAAAGAAGAAACAGGAACTTGGCAAAGGTTTACCAAG GTTTGGCATAGAAATGGTGCCTCTTGTTCAAAATGAGCAAGAGGGTCTAGAACTCAATGAAGAATCTGATCCGACTGCTCTGGAAGGATTCCAGTGGGAAGGGATTTCCTTAGTGTCTGGCTCAGCCAGAAAACGTAGCTTTTCGGAAAGCAGTGTCATAGCAGACAGAAATCCTTCTGCTTATAGCTTCTTCAGTGAACAAGCCAAAATTAAAGAAAGTGGGCAAAGGCAAGTAATTGCAGCCAGCCACCCACATCATTTAACATCTGCATATGAGACAAGCACAAACAATGAGGCTGATCAGAAAGAGGGGACACCATCTCTTGCTTTGTCACCTTTTATGTCTGAAAGAACTGAGGCTAGCACAAGAAGTCAAAGCCTACAGGCCACCTCTGAGATCACAGCCCACACGGAACAAGAccaggagagcccagagaaGAGAACGCCTCttcttgaaaaacaaaatgtattAGAGATGTCAGAAGAAAATCGTCCAGCTTCAAATAGTGCTTCACTTTTTGCAGTGTCTAATAACATAGATGCAGCTACAGACAGTAGCTGCACATCTGGTACTGAACAGAATGAGAGCCAAGGAATTGGAAAGAAGCGAAGAGCAACTGGA GAGGGATCTTCTCCTGAAATCCCTAGTCTAGAAAGAAacaataaaagaagaaaaatcaaaggTAAAAAAG aacGTTCTCAGGTAGACCAGTTGTTGGCTATTTCTCTGAGGGAAGAAGAGTTAAGCAAGTCCCTGCAGAATGTGGACAGCAGCCTCTTgcaggcaagggctgccctgAGGGCTGCCTATGTTGAGGTTCAACGCTTCCTTGTGTTAAAGCAACAG ATAACTATGGAAATGAGTACCCTGAGAAGTCAGAGAATCCAGATCTTGCAGGGGCTACAAG AAGCATATGAACCTTCTGAACTCTCAGAGCAACTTTCCTGCAGTGCCCTAACTGAGAGACCAAACAGCAAATCTCAGATGGCAGCTGACTCAGTTCCTTCAGGCTCTCTCCTGCCCCTTTTGGACACTTTGCCTTCCTCTGTACCTCCTCGaggagctgctgttcctgtaACTGTGCCATCACCATTCCAGTCTTCTGGCAGTACACCTTCTGATAGTCCTGACTCCTCAGTACAAGTTAAACGAGAACCTGCATCTCCAAAAGGCACAGAACTAAACGTGAATTCTGTactccagagctccccatgTCCTCCACAAACAGAAGAGGTGGAACAGACCAATG AAGAGACCAACCAGAAAACTTCAGTGTATCCAGTTATCACTGCAACCATATCCCTAGCAGGGCTGGCAGGTTGTTTCCAACGCACTGATCAAGATGTCCCCGAGCCTGCTGCAGACGAGGGACAGTCTGGGCTTCCTGAGAACTCTTCTTCTCATTCAGAGTCTGTTTTCAGCAAGAGAGAAGCAAATGATACAGCTGCTGAAAGATTTTTACTGGATCAGTCTAGCACTTCCCTTTCAAAGCATTCGGTCCTTCTAGAAATGCCAACGGATAAAACTCCCAAATTGTCAGCAGAACCATCTGAGCAACACTTGGCAATGGCTGCAGTCCCAGCAGAGAAAGGGAATAGAAGGAGGAGAAAGTTAAGGAAGAAGAAAACTCTGAGGGCAGCCCATGTGCCGGACAACAGCGATACAGAGCAGGATATGATGGACTTCAAGCCTGTCCGGAAAGTCAAGGGTGGAAAGGTTCCTAAAGGAGAAAAAGTTACTCCTTCAAGAGAGGAGGGTGGAGTTACTGCTCAAGCAGCAAGAAACAAAGATGAGGATGACAGTGATGCTTCTCTGGAACTAGTGGAAgttccagcacctcagtgtgaGGTGGTTGATGTTGGTTCATCAGCATCAGGAGATGAGAAACCAGACAGTCCATCAAAGAGGGATTCATGCAACTCTGTGGATCAAGCAGTCCTAGAGGCATCTTGTTCTGGGTATGATGAAGTGAGCTCCACCAGTGAGATTGATGTAAATCATAGGAATGATGGAAAGAAAAG TGTGGCTGAGACACAGACTTCCATATCATTCTTAAGAGGATCAAAGAACTCCTCAG AAGTGTCTTCGGAGCCAGGTGAGGATGAAGAACCTACTGAGGGAACCTTTGAGGGACACGTGGCTGCAGTGAATGCTATtcagatttttgggaatttgttGTATACCTGCTCAGCAGACAAAACAGTTTGTGCCTACAATCTCGTT AGCAGGAAGTGTGTGGCCATCTTTGAAGGACATACTTCAAAAGTGAACTGCCTTCTGGTCACTCAGACAAATGGGAAGAATGCTGCACTCTACACTGGCTCAAGCGACCACACTATCAATTGTTACGATATCAAG ACCAAAGAATGCATGGAACAGTTTAAATTGGAAGATCGAGTGCTCTGTTTACACAGTAGATGGCGGATCCTTTATGCAGGTCTTGCAAATGGCACAGTGGTTACTTTCAGCATAAAG AATAATAAACAGGTTGATACCTTTGAATGCCATGGCCCTAGAGCAGTGAGCTGTTTAGCCACAGCTCAGGAAGGAGCACGCAAGTTGTTGGTAGTGGGCTCCTATGACTGCACCATCAGCGTGCGAGACGCGCGGAACGGGCTGCTTCTCAGAACCCTGGAAGGTCACAGCAAGACTATTCTCTGCATGAAG gtTGTGAATGATCTGGTATTCAGTGGCTCCAGTGATCAGTCTGTCCATGCCCACAACATTCAT ACTGGAGAGCTGGTACGGATCTATAAAGGCCATAACCATGCAGTAACGGTTGTGAACATTCTTGGGAAAGTCATGGTGACAGCATGTCTGGATAAATTTGTTCGTGTTTATGAACTACAG